CGAACTATCGATTTTGTTCCACTATGCCCTTAGCCACTTTCCGGCTCTGAAAAATTGACATGGCTCTCCGGATTGCCACAGTGTATTTAACAAATCCTTTGTAAAATCTTATATGGcaaaaacgacgttgtttaTGCCTCGCAGATCAGTTTGGGCATAACAGATGAACATATCATTTGTGGCGAACCGATCAAAACTATCGAACACACCATTTGAGGGCAAACGACGTTATTTGTGccatataagttttttttttttaattgttaacTACATCGCGACAATCCGATAAGCCCCACCAGTTTTTTGGAGCTACAAAAGGCACAATTGATGCAAAAtcgataatatttttaataattcagaatataattaatattaaaaaataatttgggtTAAAAGTGACATTTATTAAGAAAAACAAACAGAAAAATTCTTGTAGGATTTTGGAGGCATTCACATAATGCACATGCCTCCCCCTAATAAGTCCCAACTTCATAGAGTTTTTTTTGCCCAAAAAGATGTGTCCAACTTTTTCTGCACATGTATTTTTTTCTACTGCATTAATCACAATAATAATACATTTAAATTATTGGATTGCAATTTGGGCCGACAAGTCAGCTTTGGTTGAACATTCATTTGTTGGCCTATTTGGCTGCCATTTCTTGCATATCTAAAGGGGCCCTTTTTCATGACTCAAAttccacaaaatttaaaattttctgattggattattattattaggaaaTGAGATAATTATTGCTCTTACATGCCAGATCATGAATTGGGCTACTAAATAATTCATTCATCACACATTAAAGTTGAAAATATTTCACTAAAGTATGCCACTTATTATTACAGCAGACTGCAGAAGGAACATCACAGGTTCTTGCCCATCCTGGCCATGTGAAATCATCAGTAAAATAAACATCACTTTCAACCAAATTTTgcttataaataatttatatttttgccATATTAAATTTCTTCTGAAATCCTCTCACATGTGTCTCCATTGGATGCTCTGTTTAGTGTTAATTTTGTGTAATTTTCAATTACAATaatcttgtttttttttgtcttgTTGCACCTTAATGTACACAGATTAAAACTCTGAGGTATTTAGTCTagataaattttgttattttaatatTCTTGCTAGGCGACAAAGTTTACaaagttaataaatttttaatacaaGGTTTTGATGCCTTTTGGTGACAAAATGCTGCAGTGTCTATGTATTTAGGTACTATTTTATTAGCTATACATATTTGTATTTTACTCCAGCTGTGAGCTGCTCATATTCTTCTgcacacacagacacacactGATTTTTATGCCATGCATGTTTTAAGTAATGCAGTTCTTTGCACCAGTGGCTGGATCTGAATTTCACACTCAGAGTTTGTTGGTTTtaaggtctctctctctctctctcagacacacacatacacacacaaacTTGGCTTTTTTATTGAGTGGACTTGAAATGAAGTACATGGTTGTGTTTCTGGGATTTTGTTGAGTTGGTTAATGTAATGTGCAATAACTTATTTAGTGCTTAGATTCTCAAAATCTGAAGTTGTTTTGAGTTTTCATCATAAATTTGATTTGTTGTAGATTTTGGTGACTAATCAAGAAGTGAGAGACATGAGATCCATAGAGGACAAAGGGTGTTTAAACAGTTGCCCCACAGAGGAGAATGCAGGTGGTGGCAGTTGCATGATCTTCGACTTCAagaagggcggcggcggcggcggcgcggtgAGCAGGCCGTCGCCTCACCACCGGTCGTCTCTGGGGAAACCGACGCCGTCGAAGTGGGACGATGCTCAAAAGTGGCTGGTGAATCTGTCGAGAGGTGAGAGGAATCAGGCCAAGGCCTCCCCGCGCGACTCGAACGCCGATGACCGGCACTTGATCGCCTCGTCGGCGTGGGCGGGTGGGGACGAGGGCGAGGGCGGGGGCGGATCTCCGCCCCCGGCGTCGAACGGAGGGGATAAGTATAAGAATGTTGAGTGTGATGAGTCTGTGTGGAGAGGAGGGAGTAAGGGAGATAGTAGCCCTAAATCAGTGGTGAGGGCTATATGTTTGAGGGATATGGGGACTGAGATGACACCAATTGGGAGCAAAGAGCCCTCTAGGGCGGCTACTCCCATTAGAGCCATGAGTCCGACGAAAACTTCGTCGGACTCGGCTGGCTCAGTGAGTCGAGATACTGGGTCGATCCCGACTCAGAGGACAGAGGAGTCGGGCGGCATTAATGGCCCGACCAGTCATATGAGTCGGGAGGGGCCGGAAACGAATAGCGTGAAGGTAGCTGAGATTAAGATCGATGACAATTCTAGGGTGTTGAATCCATTGGAAGCTCGAGCCGCGGCTTGGGAAGAGGCCGAACGGGCCAAATATACGGCAAGGTGATTGCTCTATATACCGTTTTCTTATTTTCAGATGGAATCCTCTGTTCCACAATCCTGCTTCACTTCTCTTTTTCAATTCATGATTATTCTCGTCCGTAATTTTTTATGGCCTTGGAATATCTAAAATAAATggttttagagcttataagctgttaaGAGCTTATTTTACGAAACACTTTGGATAACTGTTTTAAAGAGCTGCTTTAGGAGCTTATAGGCTTatccaaacaccctcttaatcatTGGCTTGTCGTTTAGGTACAAACGCGAAGAcatgaggattcaagcttgggaAAATCATCAGAAGAAAAAGGCCGAGATGGAGAATCGGAAAGCAGAGGTAGTACTCTCGTCACTCACCCTTATAAAGGAGACGAAATTTTATGATCACGCATAATATTTACGTATATATATGTGGTGTAGGTGAAGGCGGAGCAGCTCAAAACTCGTGCAAAAGAGAAGTGCAATCAGAAAATAGCGACGACTCGAAGAGTAGCCGAGGAGAAACGCGCCGTCGCCGAGGCTAAGCTCAATGAGAATGGCATCAAGACTTCCGAAAGAGGAGATTACATAAGAAGAAATGGCCATCTTCCCTCTTCTTTCTCCTTCAAGCTGCCTTTTTGCTGCTGGTAGCAACCAAATTTCACTTGTAATTAAACTTGTTACTCTTACTAGTGTGACTATGGACATGTTACATGTATATTGTTATTAAATATCTTCATCATTTTGCGACAGTCTTTTCTTGTAATTTTGGGTCACATTTTGCTTCCTCTCACTCCTTTTCTCGAAAAGCAAACTAAGTTATTTGAGATTAGtttttcaaattatattttgtGAACATAATATAATGTATGGAATTAAAGAAACGAAATACCTCGAAATTGGATTTACGTTTTGtccaaatttcaattttattggGCTCGTGATATGAGATTTGGGCCTTTCTTGAGCCCATTAGTATGAAATTGTGTGGGCTCATAATTAGTGGATTATGGAGCCTATAAGTAATGTGAATATAAACCATGCATGATGCCGACGATCTGATTAAAATTCCAATTAGTtaggatttattttttattataaataatctTACATTACATTTGTAAATTTCAGTAATCTGAAGATTTGATTTGTTATAGCAACTCAACTCGAGACATAATTAATCACATTGCGACGAACTGAAGAAATAGTAATTCCTAAGTTCTATTTTGCTTTTGCAATAATGTTTTCGTTTTCCTAACAATAATTAGCTTCAATATAAGATTCGATGTGGATGTACAAAAGTTTCCCtctcaaaattaaattttaattccatGTATGGAATGGACTCAACAATGCAAAGTATGATAATCGTCACAATTTCGACTCGACCTATATATATTGGAATCGTGCAAGATATATTTACCATTTCAAGCAATGTAAAATTGATTTATATCTTCTCCATTATTATTTTCTTGCACTTTTGGGCTTACAAAACAAATTCAATGTCTTAATgtctaaataaattttaattatgattcttcctcaatttttttttaattatgattattttactatattacttttaatataggattatttgaatataaatacacgaactttcatcgTTTTTTAATCCAAATGTATGAACTTAATGCTCGTTAATTTTTCTCACAAAATTTATTTTCCTCATATTATACCGCCGAGTCTACCGACGATCAAACAACACATCTTTTACTTCTTCTAAACATCATCgtattaaatgaaaaatatgagtGTGATTCTAAAAATtatactattaaatttaatttgattgaaATTGCTGAAAAAGTGAGAGGAACattaaatttgtatatttaaatttttaaaaattctggattttttttgttttaaaaaattgcCCTTTATTTGTAATGAAACAAGTCACCGCGGTGTGTTTGAACGGTCTAGATTTGAAAGCGAAAGCCCAATCTAATCCAATCCAGCGCTCCGCAAAAGAAAAGTAATTAAATAGCAAAAGAGAAACAATAATTAGACTCTCTTTCAACGCGGAGGCGACTCACTCTCTCGTTTCTATATTTGGCTGTTTCTCCGCCGCCCCCAGAGTTCATCGCAAGAGAATCCCACCGAGCGCCGCCGCAAGCTTCGCCTCGCTGCTCTTCGCTCCGATTAAATTGATCGGTAAGTCTCTGATTTTGGCCGTGGAGAGTGGGCGGACTGAGGAAGATTCGTAGCGTTTGTATTTCTAGGGTTTTCTGTTTCGTTCGGCAATTCTCGCTGGACATCtggggttttttttttgttaattttttcgtttgtttgttttgGTTTGGttaaggaaaataaaaataaaaagaggaAATAGAAAGATTATTGATTGTTGAGATGCTGGATGTTTGTGGTATGGGTTTTCAAGTTGTTTCAGATCTGTGTTGAGTTTTGGATTTAAAAAAGGAGATATAGTTGTTTtgcttcttttttgtttttcaattttcagtatTTCTTAGTGGGGGTGTATTGAATTTGGGGAGCTAATACTGGGGGATTTCGTAGGGTGGTTAGGGTTTGGGTTTTGCTAATTGTCGaagaattcaaataattatacaTTTATGGCTGCTGGAAAACATGGTGGTTACAGAGAAAATGAATATAGGGACTGCGAGGCTGAAGTTGAGATGTCGAAGAAGGAAAATGGGTATAGAAGAGGGGATTATGAACGGGTTAGGAATGGAGCTCGGGACTATGAGAGGGGTCAGCTACAGGCTCGGGGTAGAGCTAGCCTGGAAGATAAGGGCAAGGTCAGACAGAAGGATGCCAAAGAAAGGGACGTCATGAATGGTGGATACCACTCTACTTCTAGTCGAAGTGATTCTGGAAGTAGTGGTGGTGGCCCAAGGAAATGCGAGCCTGCAATACTTTCTGTGGATCGAGAGCCTGGAGAGCTTTATAGTGATGGGTCTGATGAGGCAGTTGATTCGGGAATTCAAGCTAGTAGAGAAACTGATTCGAAAAATATGGAAACTTCTAATCAATTATCTCCTCTGCATACCAGGAAACGGAAGTTCTCGCCAATTATTTGGGATAGAGATGATAGGGAGGCAAGGAGAGCAGTCAAAAGTAAGGGTAATTTGGATACTACTCCTATCAGTCAATCGCCCCAAGTAGTCAAGTCTCATCACCAGTCACCTCAGCCTAAACCTAGTGCACATGAAAAGGCTTCAGCCACAGGTGATGGTGAGACTAACGATGGGGAGATTAATCTAGAAGAATCACCTTCTAATGTTGACTTGAGATGTGGTACAGCTGAAGTCCCTGCAGAAACGTATTCACTGCAACCTGAAGGAGATCAGCGTGTTAATAACCTGGAAATGGGGGAAGTAGATGAAGATGATTATGCACCCACACGAACCATAGTATCTTCTCGTTGGGCTAGTGATGCTGAGTCTCCTGCTGATGAAGGTGAGATTTCTGACTATGAAAATATGCCTAAACTGAGGAGCAATGCGAGGGAACATAGTAAATCAATAAGTCCAGAAAATGGGCAGGGGCAGGTGAGAAGAGAAGGGTCTGAAACGACTAGAGGGAGGTCCTCAGGATCAGAGGAACATGTTAGGTCTTCCAGCAGAGATAATTACCAAGACAATGATGACAATAATGGTAACATGGAAATTGATGATAATCGCAATCATGATGGTGCTAGCATAAATGAGTCTGAAACTGAGCCTGAGGACTATCCTGGGTCTCCTATTCCAGATCCAGCACAACCTCCACAAAGGAGTGTTAATATGCTTCAAGGCTGCAGAAGTGTTGATGAGTTTGAGAGACTCAACAAGATTGACGAAGGTACTTACGGGGTCGTGTATAGGGCCAGGGATAAGAAAACTGGAGAAATTGTTGCTTTGAAGAAGGTCAagatggagaaagagagagaaggatTTCCCTTAACCTCACTCCGGGAAATAAACATTCTTCTATCTTTTGACTACCCCTCAATCGTGGATGTCAAAGAAGTGGTTGTGGGAAGCAACCTTGACAGCATTTTTATGGTCATGGAGTACATGGAACATGATCTTAAGGCATTGATGGAGACTATGAAGCAACCTTTTAGCCAAAGTGAAGTTAAATGTCTGATGCTCCAGCTTTTAGAAGGTGTCAAGTATCTCCATGATAACTGGGTGCTTCACCGAGATCTGAAGACTTCCAATTTGCTCTTAAACAATCGTGGTGAGTTGAAGATTTGTGACTTTGGTCTAGCTCGTCAGTATGGGAGCCCATTGAAACCATATACTCATTTGGTAGTCACCCTTTGGTACAGGTTAGCATCATTTTATGGAAAATTTCTTAAGTTCCTACAGCTTCACCTTTTGATTTATCTCACATATGGATTTGAGGGTGGGGCGGGGCAGTTTACCCTACTTTATTTTGTTACTCTGCTTTTAGCTAGCACTCCATTTCTCTATCTTTTAGGTCTGATTCAATTAGGAAACTAAATCATATATTCACTTTTCAGGGCACCAGAACTTCTTTTGGGAGCCAAACAATATTCTACCGCAAT
The genomic region above belongs to Salvia miltiorrhiza cultivar Shanhuang (shh) chromosome 5, IMPLAD_Smil_shh, whole genome shotgun sequence and contains:
- the LOC131025391 gene encoding uncharacterized protein At3g61260-like codes for the protein MRSIEDKGCLNSCPTEENAGGGSCMIFDFKKGGGGGGAVSRPSPHHRSSLGKPTPSKWDDAQKWLVNLSRGERNQAKASPRDSNADDRHLIASSAWAGGDEGEGGGGSPPPASNGGDKYKNVECDESVWRGGSKGDSSPKSVVRAICLRDMGTEMTPIGSKEPSRAATPIRAMSPTKTSSDSAGSVSRDTGSIPTQRTEESGGINGPTSHMSREGPETNSVKVAEIKIDDNSRVLNPLEARAAAWEEAERAKYTARYKREDMRIQAWENHQKKKAEMENRKAEVKAEQLKTRAKEKCNQKIATTRRVAEEKRAVAEAKLNENGIKTSERGDYIRRNGHLPSSFSFKLPFCCW
- the LOC131025394 gene encoding cyclin-dependent kinase G-2-like isoform X2 yields the protein MSKKENGYRRGDYERVRNGARDYERGQLQARGRASLEDKGKVRQKDAKERDVMNGGYHSTSSRSDSGSSGGGPRKCEPAILSVDREPGELYSDGSDEAVDSGIQASRETDSKNMETSNQLSPLHTRKRKFSPIIWDRDDREARRAVKSKGNLDTTPISQSPQVVKSHHQSPQPKPSAHEKASATGDGETNDGEINLEESPSNVDLRCGTAEVPAETYSLQPEGDQRVNNLEMGEVDEDDYAPTRTIVSSRWASDAESPADEGEISDYENMPKLRSNAREHSKSISPENGQGQVRREGSETTRGRSSGSEEHVRSSSRDNYQDNDDNNGNMEIDDNRNHDGASINESETEPEDYPGSPIPDPAQPPQRSVNMLQGCRSVDEFERLNKIDEGTYGVVYRARDKKTGEIVALKKVKMEKEREGFPLTSLREINILLSFDYPSIVDVKEVVVGSNLDSIFMVMEYMEHDLKALMETMKQPFSQSEVKCLMLQLLEGVKYLHDNWVLHRDLKTSNLLLNNRGELKICDFGLARQYGSPLKPYTHLVVTLWYRAPELLLGAKQYSTAIDMWSLGCIMAELLSKEPLFNGKTEVEQLDKIFRILGTPNETIWPGFSKLPGVKVNFVKHQYNLLRRKFPATSFTGSPVLSDAGFDLLNRLLTYDPEKRITAEEALNHEWFCEVPLPKSKEFMPTFPAHHAQDRRVRRVMKSPDPLEEQRRKELQQGELGTGGLFGQ
- the LOC131025394 gene encoding cyclin-dependent kinase G-2-like isoform X1, producing MAAGKHGGYRENEYRDCEAEVEMSKKENGYRRGDYERVRNGARDYERGQLQARGRASLEDKGKVRQKDAKERDVMNGGYHSTSSRSDSGSSGGGPRKCEPAILSVDREPGELYSDGSDEAVDSGIQASRETDSKNMETSNQLSPLHTRKRKFSPIIWDRDDREARRAVKSKGNLDTTPISQSPQVVKSHHQSPQPKPSAHEKASATGDGETNDGEINLEESPSNVDLRCGTAEVPAETYSLQPEGDQRVNNLEMGEVDEDDYAPTRTIVSSRWASDAESPADEGEISDYENMPKLRSNAREHSKSISPENGQGQVRREGSETTRGRSSGSEEHVRSSSRDNYQDNDDNNGNMEIDDNRNHDGASINESETEPEDYPGSPIPDPAQPPQRSVNMLQGCRSVDEFERLNKIDEGTYGVVYRARDKKTGEIVALKKVKMEKEREGFPLTSLREINILLSFDYPSIVDVKEVVVGSNLDSIFMVMEYMEHDLKALMETMKQPFSQSEVKCLMLQLLEGVKYLHDNWVLHRDLKTSNLLLNNRGELKICDFGLARQYGSPLKPYTHLVVTLWYRAPELLLGAKQYSTAIDMWSLGCIMAELLSKEPLFNGKTEVEQLDKIFRILGTPNETIWPGFSKLPGVKVNFVKHQYNLLRRKFPATSFTGSPVLSDAGFDLLNRLLTYDPEKRITAEEALNHEWFCEVPLPKSKEFMPTFPAHHAQDRRVRRVMKSPDPLEEQRRKELQQGELGTGGLFGQ